A single region of the Winslowiella toletana genome encodes:
- the cueO gene encoding multicopper oxidase CueO — MLRRDFLKLSATLSAAGALPLWSRSLMAATRPMLPVPELLSADPRGEVTLTAQSGFSLWNGKKVPSWGYNGNLLGPALQLERGKPISVNIDNKLPQATTVHWHGLEVPGAVDGGPHARIEPGQQRTVSFTPDQPAATCWFHPHQHGQTGYQVAQGLAGLVILKDKDSEALLLPKLWGIDDIPLILQDKQLSADGSKIDYQLDVMRAAVGWFGNLMLTNGVQYPQHAVPRGWLRLRLLNGCNARSLTIATSDHRPLYVIASDGGLLSEPVKITELSMLPGERFEVLVDTKDGKPFDLVTLPVRQMGMTLTPFDQPLPLLNVMPLNIQASGELPDKLVDMPVLPAVEGITNRWLQLMMDPQLDKLGMQALMRKYGNKAMAGMGMDAHHGTDDAGSAASHDHSAMPVKESDKQEAAYDFRNGNKINGMPFDMHKPMFAAKLGDYEKWTISGEGDAMLHPFHIHGTQFRILSENGKPPQPHRSGWKDTVRVEGWRSEVLVRFNYVANAENAYMAHCHLLEHEDTGMMLGFTVS; from the coding sequence ATGTTACGCCGTGATTTTCTCAAGCTGAGTGCCACACTCAGTGCTGCCGGTGCGCTGCCGCTCTGGAGTCGTTCGCTGATGGCGGCAACGCGCCCGATGCTGCCTGTTCCTGAGTTGCTGAGTGCCGACCCGCGTGGGGAGGTCACCTTAACCGCCCAAAGTGGTTTTTCGCTGTGGAATGGCAAGAAAGTGCCAAGCTGGGGCTATAACGGCAATCTGCTGGGGCCGGCGCTGCAACTTGAGCGCGGTAAACCGATTAGCGTAAATATCGATAACAAGCTGCCGCAGGCCACTACCGTGCACTGGCATGGGCTGGAAGTGCCGGGAGCCGTCGACGGTGGCCCGCATGCGCGAATCGAGCCGGGCCAGCAGCGCACGGTCAGCTTCACTCCCGATCAGCCCGCGGCAACCTGCTGGTTTCATCCACATCAACACGGACAGACTGGCTATCAGGTCGCGCAGGGACTGGCAGGGCTGGTGATTCTGAAAGATAAAGACAGTGAAGCACTGTTACTGCCTAAACTGTGGGGAATCGACGACATTCCACTGATTTTGCAGGATAAGCAACTGAGCGCCGACGGCAGTAAGATTGATTATCAGCTGGATGTCATGCGTGCGGCGGTAGGCTGGTTCGGCAATCTGATGCTGACTAACGGCGTACAGTATCCGCAGCATGCGGTGCCGCGCGGCTGGTTGCGCCTGCGCTTACTCAACGGCTGTAATGCCCGTTCGTTAACTATTGCTACCAGCGATCATCGTCCGCTGTATGTTATTGCCAGCGACGGAGGATTGTTAAGCGAACCGGTTAAAATCACTGAGCTATCGATGCTGCCGGGTGAACGCTTTGAAGTACTGGTTGATACCAAAGACGGTAAACCTTTCGATCTGGTGACGTTACCGGTGCGACAAATGGGCATGACATTGACGCCTTTCGATCAGCCGCTGCCGTTGTTAAACGTTATGCCACTGAATATCCAGGCCAGCGGTGAGCTGCCGGATAAGCTGGTGGATATGCCCGTGCTGCCTGCGGTGGAAGGCATCACCAATCGCTGGTTACAACTGATGATGGATCCGCAACTCGACAAGCTGGGTATGCAGGCGCTGATGCGCAAATACGGTAATAAAGCGATGGCCGGAATGGGCATGGATGCGCATCACGGCACAGATGACGCAGGATCTGCCGCCAGCCACGATCACAGCGCAATGCCGGTGAAAGAGAGTGATAAACAGGAAGCGGCGTATGACTTCCGTAATGGCAATAAAATCAACGGAATGCCATTTGATATGCATAAGCCGATGTTCGCTGCCAAATTAGGTGATTATGAAAAGTGGACAATTTCAGGTGAGGGCGACGCCATGCTGCATCCTTTCCATATTCATGGCACTCAGTTTCGAATCCTGTCTGAAAATGGTAAGCCGCCACAGCCGCACCGCAGCGGCTGGAAAGACACGGTGCGGGTTGAAGGCTGGCGTAGCGAGGTGCTGGTGCGCTTTAACTATGTCGCCAATGCTGAAAATGCCTATATGGCGCATTGTCATCTGCTGGAACATGAAGATACCGGAATGATGCTTGGGTTTACCGTCAGTTAA
- the panC gene encoding pantoate--beta-alanine ligase: MLIIETLPMLRREIRRWRQEGKRIALVPTMGNLHDGHMTLVDEARARADIVVASIFVNPMQFERADDLARYPRTLQEDCEKLNRRGVDLVFSPSPADIYPAGLDTQTFVEVPGLSSLLEGASRPGHFRGVSTVVSKLFNLVQPDLACFGEKDYQQLALIRKMVADMGYDIDIVGVATVRAKDGLALSSRNGYLTADQRKQAPALSKVMNSIGEKLSNGERHVEELIAAAETELEEKGFRPDGLAICDAETLLPLDTESQRAVILMAAWLGNARLIDNQQVDLTQ; encoded by the coding sequence GTGCTGATTATTGAAACGTTGCCGATGTTGCGTCGTGAGATTCGTCGCTGGCGCCAGGAAGGAAAACGTATCGCGCTGGTGCCAACCATGGGCAATTTACATGATGGTCATATGACGCTGGTTGATGAAGCGCGCGCGCGCGCGGATATCGTGGTCGCGAGTATTTTCGTTAATCCGATGCAGTTTGAGCGCGCCGACGATCTGGCGCGTTATCCGCGCACCTTGCAGGAAGATTGCGAAAAGCTTAATCGTCGTGGCGTAGACCTGGTGTTTTCTCCGTCCCCTGCCGATATCTATCCTGCCGGGCTGGACACGCAAACCTTCGTTGAAGTTCCCGGCCTTTCTTCACTGCTGGAAGGCGCCAGCCGCCCGGGCCATTTCCGTGGCGTCTCGACGGTGGTCAGCAAGCTGTTTAATCTGGTGCAGCCAGACCTCGCCTGCTTCGGTGAAAAAGATTACCAACAGCTGGCCCTGATTCGTAAGATGGTGGCCGATATGGGCTACGATATCGATATTGTTGGGGTCGCAACGGTGCGTGCCAAAGACGGGCTGGCTTTGAGTTCACGCAACGGTTATCTGACCGCCGACCAGCGCAAACAGGCGCCGGCGCTAAGTAAAGTGATGAACAGCATTGGCGAAAAGCTGTCTAATGGTGAGCGCCATGTGGAAGAGTTGATCGCCGCTGCTGAAACAGAGTTGGAGGAAAAAGGCTTCCGTCCCGATGGCCTGGCGATTTGTGACGCAGAGACGCTATTGCCACTGGATACCGAGAGTCAGCGTGCGGTCATTCTGATGGCGGCATGGCTGGGCAATGCCCGCCTGATAGATAACCAACAGGTTGATCTGACGCAGTAG
- a CDS encoding helix-turn-helix domain-containing protein, which yields MDVRTAKHDWHRQDILAAVRKAKGSLARLSRENGLSASTLGNTLIRPWPRGEIIIANAIGIPPQEIWPSRFFDPKGRLIRRRVREKDQPEQQIDASELLTE from the coding sequence ATGGACGTCAGAACGGCTAAACATGACTGGCACCGGCAGGATATTCTGGCTGCCGTGCGCAAAGCGAAAGGTTCACTGGCACGACTCTCACGCGAGAATGGCTTATCAGCCAGCACGCTGGGCAATACCCTGATTCGCCCCTGGCCGCGAGGTGAAATCATCATTGCCAATGCCATTGGTATTCCGCCGCAGGAAATCTGGCCAAGTCGCTTTTTTGATCCTAAAGGCAGGCTGATTCGCCGGCGCGTCCGGGAAAAGGATCAACCGGAACAGCAGATAGATGCCTCTGAGCTGCTCACCGAGTAA
- a CDS encoding ABC transporter permease, translated as MTHLYWVALKSIWGKEINRFARIWIQTLVPPVITMTLYFIIFGNLIGSRIGEMHGFTYMQFIVPGLIMMAVITNAYANVASSFFSSKFQRNIEELLVAPVPTHIIIAGYVGGGVARGICVGVLVTAISLFFVPFHVHSWWMVAVTLLLTAILFSLAGLLNAVFARTFDDISLIPTFVLTPLTYLGGVFYSLTLLPPFWQAVSKLNPIVYMISGFRYGFLGINDVPLVFTLSVLIAFIVVFYAVVWALIQRGRGLRT; from the coding sequence ATGACACATTTGTACTGGGTAGCGCTGAAGAGCATCTGGGGTAAAGAGATTAACCGTTTCGCGCGTATCTGGATTCAGACGCTGGTGCCGCCGGTGATTACCATGACCCTCTACTTTATTATTTTCGGTAATCTGATCGGCTCACGTATTGGTGAGATGCATGGCTTCACCTATATGCAGTTTATCGTGCCCGGACTGATTATGATGGCGGTTATCACCAATGCTTACGCCAACGTCGCCTCGTCGTTTTTCAGCTCGAAGTTCCAGCGTAATATTGAAGAGCTGCTGGTCGCCCCGGTGCCGACGCATATTATTATCGCCGGCTATGTGGGTGGTGGTGTGGCACGCGGAATTTGCGTTGGGGTACTGGTGACGGCGATTTCGCTATTTTTTGTGCCTTTCCACGTTCATTCATGGTGGATGGTTGCCGTGACGCTGTTACTGACCGCGATTCTGTTTTCACTGGCTGGCCTGCTGAATGCGGTATTTGCGCGTACCTTCGACGATATCAGCCTGATTCCAACCTTTGTACTGACGCCGCTGACCTATCTGGGTGGGGTATTTTATTCGCTAACGCTGTTACCGCCGTTCTGGCAGGCAGTGTCGAAGCTGAACCCTATCGTGTATATGATCAGTGGTTTCCGTTATGGCTTCCTCGGTATTAACGATGTGCCATTGGTGTTTACCCTGTCGGTATTGATCGCCTTTATCGTGGTATTTTATGCGGTAGTCTGGGCATTGATTCAGCGCGGGCGCGGATTGCGTACTTAA
- a CDS encoding YacC family pilotin-like protein, whose protein sequence is MKKSIKVLLLTGLLGFSSTSFALSESEAEDLADLTAVFVYLKNDCGYQDLPDAQIRKALMFFAQQNRWDLTNYASYNMKALGEDSYRDLSGIAITNDKKCKSLARDSLSLLAYVK, encoded by the coding sequence ATGAAGAAAAGCATCAAGGTCCTGTTACTTACCGGGCTTCTTGGCTTCTCCTCCACCAGCTTTGCTCTGAGCGAATCGGAAGCCGAAGATCTGGCTGATTTAACTGCGGTTTTTGTCTATCTGAAAAATGACTGCGGCTATCAGGATTTACCTGATGCGCAGATTCGCAAAGCATTGATGTTTTTTGCCCAACAAAACCGTTGGGATTTAACCAATTACGCCAGTTACAACATGAAAGCGCTTGGCGAGGATAGCTACCGCGATCTGAGCGGTATTGCCATCACTAATGACAAAAAGTGTAAATCTCTGGCGCGTGACTCTCTCAGCCTGCTTGCCTACGTGAAATAG
- a CDS encoding ABC transporter ATP-binding protein produces MTYALELEKLAKTYPGGVQALKGIDLNVEAGDFYALLGPNGAGKSTTIGIISSLVNKTAGKVRVFGYDLQHDMVNAKRQLGLVPQEFNFNPFETVMQIVVNQAGYYGVEKPEAIKRAEKYLKQLDLWEKRNERARMLSGGMKRRLMIARALMHEPKLLILDEPTAGVDIELRRSMWVFLKDLNAKGTTIILTTHYLEEAEMLCRNIGIIQSGELVENTSMKGLLSKLKSETFILDLAPKSPLPQLDGFQYRLVDTSTLEVEVMREQGLNSVFSQLSAQGIQVLSMRNKANRLEELFVGLTQGKKGEKA; encoded by the coding sequence ATGACTTATGCACTGGAACTTGAAAAACTGGCCAAGACCTATCCCGGCGGCGTTCAGGCGCTGAAAGGCATCGATCTTAATGTTGAAGCCGGTGATTTCTATGCGCTGCTCGGCCCGAACGGAGCCGGTAAATCCACCACCATTGGCATTATCAGTTCACTGGTCAACAAAACTGCCGGCAAAGTGCGGGTATTTGGTTATGACCTGCAACACGATATGGTCAATGCGAAACGCCAGCTCGGCCTGGTGCCGCAGGAATTTAACTTCAACCCCTTTGAGACGGTGATGCAAATCGTCGTCAATCAGGCGGGTTACTACGGTGTTGAGAAACCGGAAGCGATCAAGCGCGCAGAAAAATACCTGAAGCAGCTCGATTTATGGGAAAAGCGCAACGAACGTGCGCGGATGTTATCCGGCGGTATGAAGCGCCGACTGATGATTGCCCGTGCGCTGATGCATGAACCGAAGCTATTGATCCTTGATGAGCCGACCGCCGGCGTAGATATTGAACTGCGCCGTTCGATGTGGGTGTTTCTCAAAGATCTTAATGCTAAAGGCACCACCATTATTTTGACTACTCACTATCTGGAAGAAGCTGAGATGCTGTGCCGCAATATCGGCATTATTCAGAGCGGCGAGCTGGTGGAAAATACCTCAATGAAAGGGCTGCTGTCCAAGCTGAAATCCGAGACCTTTATTCTCGATCTGGCGCCGAAAAGCCCGCTGCCACAGCTGGATGGTTTCCAGTACCGGCTGGTTGATACTTCAACGCTGGAGGTGGAAGTGATGCGTGAGCAAGGGCTGAACAGCGTATTTAGTCAGCTTAGCGCGCAGGGTATTCAGGTGCTGAGTATGCGTAATAAAGCGAACCGACTGGAAGAGCTGTTTGTTGGCCTGACGCAGGGCAAGAAAGGAGAGAAGGCATGA
- the speD gene encoding adenosylmethionine decarboxylase, which translates to MQKLKLHGFNNLTKSLSFCIYDICYANTAAERDGYIAYIDEQYNANRLTEILSETCSIIGANVLNIARQDYEPQGASVTILVSEEPIDPRDIDNSEHPGPLPNSVVAHLDKSHICVHTYPESHPEGGLCTFRADIEVSTCGVISPLKALNYLIHQLESDIVTIDYRVRGFTRDVNGVKHFIDHEINSIQNFMSEDMKSMYDMMDVNVYQENMFHTKMLLKEFDLKHYLFNTKPEDLSAQEHKRITDLLWKEMREIYYARNIPLVGLKTL; encoded by the coding sequence TTGCAAAAGCTGAAACTACATGGCTTCAACAACCTGACAAAAAGCCTGAGTTTTTGTATCTATGATATTTGCTATGCGAATACCGCTGCAGAGCGCGACGGATACATTGCCTATATTGATGAGCAATACAACGCCAATCGTCTGACTGAAATTTTGAGCGAAACCTGCTCGATAATTGGCGCGAATGTGCTGAATATCGCTCGTCAGGATTACGAACCTCAGGGTGCCAGCGTCACCATTCTGGTGAGTGAAGAGCCGATTGATCCGCGTGATATCGATAACTCCGAGCATCCTGGCCCGCTGCCTAATTCGGTGGTTGCGCATCTGGATAAGAGCCATATCTGCGTCCATACCTATCCGGAGAGTCATCCCGAGGGTGGACTGTGCACCTTCCGTGCCGATATTGAAGTCTCAACCTGCGGCGTCATTTCACCACTTAAAGCGCTGAACTATCTGATCCACCAGCTGGAGTCCGATATCGTCACCATCGATTATCGCGTACGCGGCTTTACCCGTGATGTGAACGGGGTGAAACACTTTATCGATCATGAGATTAACTCGATTCAGAACTTTATGTCGGAAGATATGAAGTCGATGTATGACATGATGGATGTCAATGTCTATCAGGAAAACATGTTTCATACCAAGATGTTACTGAAAGAGTTCGATCTCAAACACTATCTGTTTAACACCAAACCGGAAGATTTGTCAGCGCAAGAGCACAAACGTATCACCGATTTGCTGTGGAAAGAGATGCGTGAAATTTACTATGCGCGAAATATTCCGCTGGTAGGATTAAAAACTCTTTAA
- a CDS encoding cystathionine gamma-synthase family protein — translation MTSSHSKKTHLGNRELQPETQMLNYGYDPALSEGAVKPPVFLTSTFVFNTAEDGRDFFDYVSGRREPPAGSSSGLVYSRFNHPNSEIVEDRLAVYERTESGALFSSGMSAISTTLLALVKPGDVILHSQPLYGGTETLLSKTFSNLNVASVGFSDGVNQASVQAAADEAVKKGRVAVILIESPANPTNSLVDVAMISRVADNIAQQQGYRPIIACDNTLLGPVFQRPLEHGADLSIYSLTKYVGGHSDLIAGAVLGSKKLVGQIKSLRGAIGTQLDPHSCWMIGRSLETLSLRMERANSNAEAVATFLRDHAKVENIHYLSFLDPQSAAGKTFSRQCSGAGSTFSFDLRGGQAASFRFLNALQLFKLAVSLGGTESLASHPASTTHSGVPVEVRDRIGISASTIRLSIGIENKDDLIEDLRLALELA, via the coding sequence ATGACTTCTTCACACTCTAAAAAAACCCACCTCGGCAATCGTGAACTGCAGCCTGAAACGCAGATGCTGAATTATGGCTATGATCCAGCGCTGTCCGAAGGCGCGGTTAAACCGCCGGTGTTCCTGACCTCAACCTTTGTGTTTAACACCGCTGAAGACGGGCGTGATTTCTTCGATTATGTTTCCGGCCGCCGTGAACCCCCGGCTGGCAGTTCATCAGGGCTGGTTTATTCGCGTTTTAATCATCCCAACAGTGAGATTGTTGAAGATCGGCTGGCGGTCTATGAACGCACTGAAAGCGGCGCGCTGTTCTCATCAGGAATGTCTGCGATTTCCACAACCTTACTGGCGCTGGTAAAACCGGGCGATGTCATCCTGCACTCGCAGCCGTTGTATGGCGGCACCGAAACCCTGCTGAGTAAAACCTTCAGCAATCTCAATGTTGCCAGCGTCGGCTTCTCCGACGGCGTCAATCAGGCGTCAGTGCAGGCGGCAGCGGATGAAGCGGTCAAAAAGGGCCGGGTTGCCGTGATTCTGATTGAGTCACCGGCCAATCCGACCAACAGTCTGGTTGATGTGGCGATGATTAGCCGCGTTGCTGATAATATCGCGCAGCAGCAGGGTTATCGCCCGATTATCGCCTGCGACAACACCCTGCTGGGCCCGGTGTTTCAGCGCCCACTTGAGCACGGTGCCGATCTCTCCATCTACTCACTGACCAAATATGTTGGCGGCCATTCGGATCTGATTGCTGGCGCGGTACTCGGCAGCAAAAAGCTGGTCGGTCAGATAAAATCGCTGCGTGGAGCTATCGGTACCCAGCTTGATCCACACTCTTGCTGGATGATAGGACGTTCTCTGGAAACGCTGTCATTGCGCATGGAACGTGCTAACAGCAATGCCGAAGCGGTGGCGACTTTTTTGCGCGACCACGCCAAAGTAGAAAATATTCATTATCTCTCATTCCTTGATCCACAGTCAGCTGCCGGTAAAACCTTCAGCCGCCAGTGCAGTGGCGCAGGTTCGACCTTTTCTTTCGATTTACGCGGCGGTCAGGCGGCGTCATTCCGTTTCCTCAATGCACTACAGCTGTTTAAGCTGGCAGTCAGCCTCGGCGGCACGGAGTCTCTCGCCAGTCACCCGGCCAGCACCACCCACTCCGGGGTGCCGGTTGAAGTACGTGATCGTATTGGTATCAGCGCATCGACCATTCGCCTGTCGATTGGTATTGAGAATAAAGATGATTTGATAGAGGATTTGCGTCTGGCGCTGGAACTTGCCTGA
- a CDS encoding helix-turn-helix transcriptional regulator, protein MSTTLKDSLQMLIRFWETSCEPWGAKDNQSRFIYANKKYYSLLALPAQYSVEGRLDGDLPAPTADFQDAFQNHDRMVERLLDRVTSIEIHPFENRPWLQPWFFDKYPLIDEHGVCQGTIFHGRPVDNLILTSLNKIKLPESLVFTPPSPLFSKREWEVLFYILHAFSSMEIASKLHLSPRTVCNITQSIYKKAGVNCKRGIVEYCHDNKISNYIPQSFFEICQSLPLISD, encoded by the coding sequence ATGAGCACAACGTTAAAGGATTCGTTGCAGATGTTAATTCGCTTTTGGGAAACAAGTTGTGAGCCCTGGGGAGCGAAAGATAACCAATCAAGATTTATTTACGCCAATAAAAAATATTACAGCTTACTGGCACTGCCGGCACAATATTCGGTTGAGGGCAGGCTGGATGGCGATCTGCCCGCCCCAACCGCCGATTTTCAGGATGCCTTCCAGAATCACGACCGTATGGTCGAGCGTCTGCTCGACCGTGTGACCTCAATAGAAATCCACCCCTTTGAAAATAGACCGTGGCTGCAACCGTGGTTTTTCGATAAGTATCCGCTGATTGATGAACACGGTGTTTGCCAGGGAACGATTTTTCATGGCAGGCCAGTAGACAATCTGATCCTGACCAGCCTGAATAAGATCAAGTTACCCGAATCGCTGGTATTCACTCCTCCCTCGCCACTATTCAGTAAGCGTGAATGGGAGGTGCTGTTTTACATTCTGCACGCTTTTTCCAGCATGGAGATTGCAAGCAAGCTGCACTTATCGCCACGAACGGTGTGTAATATCACCCAAAGTATCTATAAAAAAGCCGGGGTCAACTGCAAACGGGGCATTGTGGAATATTGTCACGATAATAAAATCAGCAATTATATACCGCAGAGTTTTTTTGAGATTTGCCAGTCTCTGCCGCTGATTAGTGATTAA
- the speE gene encoding polyamine aminopropyltransferase, which yields MAQNEMWYETLHAGFGQYFSVDKELYREKTEHQDLIIFENAALGRVMALDGVVQTTERDEFIYHEMMTHVPLLAHGAAKKVLIIGGGDGAMLREVSRHKNIEQITMVEIDAGVVNFCKQYLPNHSAGAYEDPRFKLVIDDGVNFVNQSSEKFDVIISDCTDPIGPGESLFTSEFYAGCHRCLNENGIFVAQNGVCFLQQDEAINSHRKLGHYFSDVSFYQAAIPTYYGGIMTFAWASDNPALRQLDSATLQARLDAAGLTCRYYNSAIHTGSFALPQYLLNALSDAS from the coding sequence ATGGCCCAAAATGAAATGTGGTATGAAACGCTTCATGCCGGTTTCGGACAGTACTTCTCTGTCGATAAAGAACTGTATCGAGAAAAGACCGAACATCAGGATCTGATTATCTTTGAAAATGCAGCGCTGGGTCGCGTTATGGCGCTTGACGGCGTGGTACAAACTACCGAACGCGATGAGTTTATTTATCATGAAATGATGACCCATGTGCCTCTGCTGGCGCACGGTGCGGCAAAGAAGGTGCTGATTATTGGTGGTGGCGATGGCGCAATGCTGCGCGAAGTCAGCCGTCATAAAAATATCGAGCAGATAACCATGGTCGAAATCGACGCGGGTGTGGTTAACTTCTGTAAGCAATATCTGCCGAATCACAGTGCCGGAGCCTATGAGGACCCGCGTTTTAAGCTGGTAATTGATGACGGCGTTAACTTCGTTAATCAATCCAGTGAAAAATTTGATGTGATTATCTCCGACTGTACCGATCCTATCGGTCCTGGCGAAAGTTTATTTACCTCTGAATTTTATGCTGGTTGCCACCGCTGCCTTAATGAAAATGGCATCTTCGTGGCGCAGAATGGCGTTTGCTTCCTGCAACAGGATGAGGCAATTAACAGCCATCGTAAATTGGGTCATTATTTTAGCGATGTCAGTTTCTATCAGGCAGCGATACCGACTTACTACGGCGGCATCATGACCTTTGCCTGGGCGAGCGACAATCCCGCTTTGCGCCAGCTCGATAGCGCAACGCTGCAAGCACGTCTTGATGCAGCGGGTTTAACCTGCCGTTATTATAATTCGGCAATCCATACTGGCAGCTTTGCCCTGCCACAATATCTGCTGAATGCACTGTCAGACGCAAGCTGA
- the can gene encoding carbonate dehydratase — MKDIDTLISNNRQWSRLLVEEDPGFFERLADAQKPRFLWIGCSDSRVPAERLTGLEPGELFVHRNVANLVIHTDLNCLSVVQYAVEVLEVEHIIICGHYGCGGVEAAVDNPELGLIDNWLLHIRDLWYKHSLLLGELPPEKRFDKLCEINVIEQVYNLGHSTIMQSAWKRGQQVTIHGWVYGIHDGYLRDLEVTAASREILEQRYRHGISNLLNNPASPC; from the coding sequence ATGAAAGACATAGATACCCTTATCAGCAACAATCGCCAATGGTCCAGGCTGCTGGTAGAAGAAGATCCAGGATTCTTCGAGCGACTTGCCGACGCGCAAAAACCACGTTTTCTCTGGATTGGTTGCTCTGACAGCCGCGTTCCTGCCGAACGTCTTACCGGGCTTGAGCCTGGCGAACTGTTTGTGCATCGCAACGTCGCGAATCTGGTTATCCATACCGATTTAAACTGTCTGTCGGTGGTGCAGTACGCCGTCGAAGTGCTGGAAGTTGAACACATCATTATCTGCGGCCACTATGGCTGCGGCGGCGTGGAAGCCGCAGTTGACAACCCTGAACTGGGTTTGATCGACAACTGGCTGCTGCACATCCGCGACCTGTGGTACAAACATAGCCTATTGCTGGGTGAACTGCCGCCAGAAAAGCGTTTTGATAAATTGTGTGAAATCAACGTCATCGAACAGGTCTACAACCTGGGACACTCCACTATTATGCAGTCGGCATGGAAGCGCGGCCAGCAAGTCACTATTCATGGCTGGGTCTATGGTATTCACGATGGCTATCTGCGAGACCTTGAAGTCACCGCCGCCAGTCGCGAAATCCTTGAGCAGCGCTATCGCCACGGTATTTCCAACCTGCTGAACAACCCGGCGAGCCCCTGCTGA
- the panD gene encoding aspartate 1-decarboxylase, which produces MVRTMLQGKLHRVKVTQADLHYEGSCAIDQDFLDASGILQYEAIDIYNVNNGQRFSTYAIAAERGSKIISVNGAAARCACAGDLLIICSYVQMSDEQAREWQPKVAYFEGDNEMKRLAKAVPVQVA; this is translated from the coding sequence ATGGTACGCACCATGTTGCAAGGCAAGCTACACCGGGTAAAAGTGACCCAGGCCGATTTGCACTATGAAGGCTCCTGCGCCATCGATCAGGATTTCCTCGATGCTTCAGGTATTCTTCAATATGAAGCGATCGATATCTACAACGTTAATAACGGCCAGCGTTTCTCAACTTACGCCATCGCCGCCGAACGTGGTTCAAAAATCATCTCGGTTAACGGCGCGGCAGCGCGCTGTGCCTGCGCAGGTGATTTACTGATCATCTGTTCTTACGTGCAGATGTCAGATGAACAAGCCCGCGAGTGGCAACCTAAAGTTGCTTACTTTGAAGGTGATAATGAAATGAAGCGTCTGGCAAAGGCAGTACCGGTTCAGGTTGCCTGA
- a CDS encoding cupin domain-containing protein, with the protein MIIFSDFADGKASKDALVGISITPMINKPGLNAYGTTLKSGERIGCHSHAEGEEWYVMLSGEGEIWTADVVDNNLTDIRTDKISKGSVFCIYPDTAHQLLAKTDIELIFLCPESHLTTDRTLFADLIN; encoded by the coding sequence ATGATCATTTTTTCTGATTTCGCTGATGGAAAAGCGAGTAAAGATGCGTTAGTGGGAATTTCAATTACGCCAATGATTAACAAGCCGGGACTGAATGCTTATGGCACTACGCTGAAAAGTGGGGAACGGATAGGCTGCCACAGCCATGCTGAAGGAGAAGAGTGGTATGTCATGCTGTCAGGCGAGGGAGAGATATGGACGGCGGATGTGGTTGATAATAATCTGACAGACATCAGGACCGATAAAATCAGTAAGGGATCCGTTTTCTGTATTTATCCTGATACCGCGCATCAACTGCTGGCGAAAACCGATATCGAATTAATCTTTTTGTGTCCTGAGTCACATTTAACTACCGATCGGACATTATTTGCGGATTTAATTAATTAA
- the hpt gene encoding hypoxanthine phosphoribosyltransferase, with translation MKHTVEVMISEAEIKSRIAELGKQISEHYRDSGSDMVLVGLLRGSFMFMADLCRTIDVPHEVDFMTASSYGSGMSTTRDVKILKDLDEDIRGKDVLIVEDIIDSGNTLSKVREILSLRAPKSLAICTLLDKPERREVTVDVEYVGFSIPDEFVVGYGIDYAQRYRHLPYVGKVVILEQ, from the coding sequence ATGAAACATACTGTAGAAGTGATGATCTCCGAAGCTGAGATCAAATCCCGCATTGCCGAACTGGGCAAACAAATCTCTGAACATTACCGTGACAGCGGTAGCGATATGGTGCTGGTTGGCCTGCTACGTGGTTCATTTATGTTTATGGCCGATCTGTGCCGTACCATTGATGTCCCTCATGAGGTCGATTTTATGACCGCTTCCAGCTATGGCAGCGGCATGTCGACCACCCGTGATGTGAAAATCCTGAAGGATCTCGACGAAGATATTCGCGGTAAGGATGTGCTGATTGTTGAGGATATTATCGATTCAGGTAATACGCTGAGCAAAGTCCGCGAAATCCTTAGCCTGCGTGCGCCAAAGTCATTGGCTATCTGTACGCTGCTGGATAAACCGGAACGCCGTGAAGTGACGGTAGACGTCGAATACGTCGGCTTTTCCATTCCTGATGAGTTTGTTGTGGGTTACGGCATCGATTATGCCCAGCGTTATCGCCATCTGCCGTATGTCGGGAAAGTGGTGATTCTGGAGCAGTAA